One segment of Massilia sp. Se16.2.3 DNA contains the following:
- a CDS encoding AMP-binding protein codes for MVVRPDGTPCAPNEPGELVHRGALVALGYWNDPAKTAERFKPAPGQDPALPLTEMAVWSGDTVRMDEEGYLYFIGRNDDMIKVSGYRVSPLEVEEVVHATGLVSEAVAFGVPHPQLGQAIVLLAVPKEAGLGTPALLKECQRRLPAWMVPAHIAVEDGVLPRNPNGKIDRKLLRQPFITLFEQVGK; via the coding sequence ATGGTCGTGCGTCCCGACGGCACGCCCTGCGCGCCGAACGAACCGGGAGAACTCGTGCACCGCGGCGCGCTGGTCGCCCTCGGCTACTGGAACGACCCGGCCAAGACGGCCGAGCGCTTCAAGCCAGCCCCCGGCCAGGATCCGGCGCTGCCGCTGACCGAGATGGCCGTCTGGTCCGGCGACACGGTGCGCATGGACGAAGAGGGCTACCTGTATTTCATCGGCCGCAACGACGACATGATCAAGGTTTCCGGCTATCGCGTCAGCCCGCTCGAAGTCGAAGAGGTCGTGCATGCGACCGGGCTGGTGAGCGAAGCGGTGGCCTTTGGCGTGCCGCATCCGCAGCTGGGCCAGGCCATCGTGCTGCTGGCCGTGCCGAAGGAAGCGGGCCTGGGCACGCCGGCCCTGCTGAAGGAATGCCAGCGCCGCTTGCCGGCCTGGATGGTGCCGGCCCACATTGCCGTAGAGGATGGCGTCCTGCCGCGCAACCCGAACGGCAAGATCGACCGCAAGCTGCTGCGCCAGCCCTTTATCACCCTGTTCGAACAAGTTGGAAAGTAA
- a CDS encoding pyridoxal-dependent decarboxylase, exosortase A system-associated produces the protein MNAKPVHAAQTLFPVVDDCLQVGGMPLTRLAQRVGSTPFYAYDRRLLSERVAHVRAHLPPAVELHFSMKANPMPALVQHMAGLVDGIDVASSGELKVALDTGIDPVRISFAGPGKSDAELTRAVAAGAVVHAESEREIRALAAIGEQLGIAPLLVLRINPDFELKGSGMRMGGGAKQFGIDAEEVPRMLALAASPGLTVLGFHIFSGSQSLKAEAIVEAQAQTFLLAERLAGEARDPVRILNIGGGFGIPYFPGESALDLAPIGDALAQALPRVHAALPQAQVSIELGRYLVGEAGVYVARVVDRKVSRGQVFLVTDGGLHHHLAASGNFGQVIRKNYPVAIGNRMRAPVDRETVSVVGPLCTPLDLLAERMDLPPAQVGDLVVVFQSGAYGRSASPQGFLSHPDAPEVLV, from the coding sequence ATGAACGCCAAACCGGTCCACGCCGCCCAGACCCTGTTCCCGGTCGTCGACGACTGCCTGCAGGTGGGCGGCATGCCCTTGACCCGGCTGGCGCAGCGCGTCGGCAGCACGCCCTTCTATGCCTATGATCGCCGCCTGCTGAGCGAGCGCGTGGCCCACGTGCGCGCGCACCTGCCGCCGGCCGTCGAACTGCATTTTTCGATGAAGGCCAATCCGATGCCGGCGCTGGTGCAGCACATGGCCGGCCTGGTCGACGGCATCGATGTCGCATCAAGCGGCGAACTGAAAGTGGCGCTCGACACCGGTATCGACCCCGTGCGCATCAGCTTTGCCGGCCCCGGCAAGTCGGATGCGGAGCTCACGCGCGCGGTCGCCGCCGGCGCCGTCGTGCACGCCGAATCGGAACGCGAGATCCGCGCGCTGGCCGCCATCGGCGAGCAACTGGGCATCGCGCCGCTGCTGGTCCTGCGCATCAATCCCGACTTTGAACTGAAGGGGTCGGGCATGCGCATGGGGGGCGGCGCCAAGCAGTTCGGCATCGATGCCGAAGAAGTCCCGCGCATGCTGGCGCTGGCCGCCAGCCCGGGACTGACCGTGCTGGGTTTCCACATCTTCAGCGGTTCGCAAAGTTTAAAGGCCGAAGCCATCGTCGAGGCGCAAGCCCAGACCTTCCTGCTGGCCGAACGCCTGGCGGGGGAGGCGCGCGATCCGGTGCGCATCCTGAACATCGGCGGCGGCTTCGGCATTCCCTATTTTCCGGGCGAGAGCGCGCTCGACCTGGCGCCGATCGGCGACGCGCTCGCGCAAGCGCTGCCGCGCGTGCATGCCGCGCTGCCGCAGGCGCAGGTGTCGATCGAACTCGGTCGCTACCTGGTCGGCGAAGCCGGCGTGTATGTCGCGCGCGTGGTCGACCGCAAGGTCTCGCGCGGCCAGGTCTTCCTCGTCACCGACGGCGGCCTGCACCACCACCTGGCCGCTTCCGGCAACTTCGGCCAGGTGATCCGCAAGAATTACCCGGTCGCGATCGGCAACCGCATGCGCGCGCCCGTCGACCGGGAAACGGTGTCGGTGGTGGGACCCCTGTGCACCCCGCTCGACCTGCTGGCCGAGCGCATGGACTTGCCGCCGGCGCAGGTGGGCGACCTGGTGGTCGTGTTCCAATCCGGTGCCTATGGCCGTTCGGCCAGCCCGCAGGGTTTTCTCAGTCACCCGGACGCGCCCGAAGTACTCGTCTGA
- a CDS encoding lipopolysaccharide biosynthesis protein, with the protein MSLKPVSEIDAKIAKGAVWMVAFKFLDRGIGLISTLILARMLVPADFGLVAMSMILIAAMQLLVSFSFDVQLVQNPKAGPEHFNTAWTFNVIFATVCGIALAGLAIPAAQYYNEARLENILYVLALSFAIQGFSNIGTVKFQREMRFDKEFRFLLSKRLATLVVTIPLAFIMRNYWALVLGQLAGTVLSVVQSYVVSTYRPRLSFAARAEMFHASKWLVVNNVIQFVNNRAAQFIIAHHTTPAALGTHSIATEIATLPTTELVAPINRAAFPGYAKAAHDLDLLRDSFLKVISSIALFSIPAGVGIFAVADLLVPAALGWQWLTAIPLIQILAIHGVIKAVQTNITYVYLALNRPRLITIVWAVQAVFMVAVLIPAVANYGVIGASWSYLATGIVMIPVNQGMVARCLNLGWSTFCRQLVRPFIASLVMAAVVLLVKSQLVLHHGATFEYVLALLLCGAIGALTYAATLYLLWRLAKMPHGLERYGFGRVETVLGKAGIRVKLVG; encoded by the coding sequence ATGAGCTTGAAACCCGTTTCCGAGATCGACGCGAAGATCGCCAAGGGCGCGGTCTGGATGGTCGCCTTCAAATTCCTCGACCGCGGCATTGGCCTGATCAGCACCCTGATCCTGGCGCGCATGCTGGTGCCGGCCGACTTCGGCCTGGTGGCGATGTCGATGATCCTGATCGCGGCCATGCAGCTGCTGGTGTCGTTCAGCTTCGATGTGCAGCTGGTGCAGAACCCGAAGGCCGGCCCCGAGCACTTCAACACGGCCTGGACCTTCAACGTCATCTTCGCCACCGTCTGCGGCATCGCGCTGGCGGGGCTCGCCATCCCGGCGGCGCAGTACTACAACGAAGCACGCCTGGAAAACATCCTGTACGTGCTGGCGCTGAGCTTTGCGATCCAGGGCTTTTCGAACATCGGCACCGTCAAGTTCCAGCGCGAGATGCGCTTCGACAAGGAGTTCCGCTTCCTGCTCAGCAAACGCCTGGCGACGCTGGTGGTGACGATTCCGCTGGCCTTCATCATGCGCAATTACTGGGCGCTGGTGCTGGGCCAGCTGGCAGGCACCGTGCTGTCGGTGGTCCAGTCGTATGTGGTGTCGACCTACCGCCCGCGCCTGTCGTTCGCCGCGCGCGCCGAGATGTTCCATGCGTCGAAGTGGCTGGTGGTGAACAATGTGATCCAGTTCGTCAACAACCGCGCGGCCCAGTTCATCATCGCCCACCACACCACGCCGGCCGCACTCGGCACGCACTCGATCGCGACCGAGATCGCGACCTTGCCGACTACCGAACTGGTGGCACCGATCAACCGCGCCGCCTTCCCCGGCTACGCCAAGGCGGCGCACGATCTCGACCTGCTGCGCGACAGCTTCCTGAAGGTGATCTCGTCGATCGCCCTGTTCTCGATTCCCGCGGGGGTCGGCATCTTCGCCGTGGCCGATCTGCTGGTGCCGGCGGCGCTGGGCTGGCAGTGGCTGACGGCGATCCCGCTGATCCAGATCCTGGCGATCCACGGCGTGATCAAGGCGGTGCAGACCAACATCACCTATGTCTACCTGGCCCTGAACCGTCCGCGCCTGATCACCATCGTGTGGGCGGTGCAGGCCGTATTCATGGTGGCGGTGCTGATTCCGGCGGTGGCGAATTATGGCGTGATCGGCGCCTCCTGGTCCTATCTGGCGACTGGCATCGTGATGATCCCGGTGAACCAGGGCATGGTGGCGCGCTGCCTGAACCTGGGCTGGAGCACCTTCTGCCGGCAGCTGGTGCGGCCGTTCATCGCTTCGCTGGTGATGGCGGCCGTGGTGCTGCTGGTGAAGAGCCAGCTGGTGCTGCACCACGGCGCCACCTTCGAGTACGTGCTGGCGCTGCTGCTGTGCGGTGCAATCGGCGCGCTGACCTACGCGGCCACCCTGTACCTGCTGTGGCGCCTGGCGAAGATGCCGCACGGGCTGGAGCGCTACGGTTTCGGCCGCGTCGAAACGGTGCTGGGCAAGGCGGGGATCCGGGTCAAGCTGGTGGGGTAA
- a CDS encoding polysaccharide deacetylase family protein, translating to MTADELRAAAAGGCAIELHGHLHEYVPGEPERNRANIEKCREKIEAAGLPRPTHYCYPSGAFDAQAPQVMRAAGVATATTCLPGLVRLDKPDTRYLLPRFLDGGDVSMIEFEAEMSGVLELLRRLTGRATH from the coding sequence ATGACGGCCGACGAATTGCGGGCCGCCGCCGCCGGCGGCTGCGCGATCGAACTGCACGGCCACCTGCACGAATACGTACCGGGAGAACCGGAACGCAACCGCGCCAACATCGAGAAGTGCCGCGAGAAGATCGAGGCCGCCGGCCTGCCGCGTCCCACCCATTACTGCTACCCCAGCGGCGCCTTCGACGCCCAGGCGCCGCAAGTGATGCGCGCGGCCGGCGTGGCCACCGCCACTACCTGCCTGCCTGGCCTGGTCCGCCTGGACAAGCCCGACACGCGCTACCTGCTGCCGCGCTTTCTCGACGGCGGCGACGTGTCGATGATCGAATTCGAGGCGGAGATGAGCGGGGTGCTGGAACTGCTGCGCAGGTTGACGGGCCGCGCGACGCATTGA
- a CDS encoding glycosyltransferase, giving the protein MLAGDGPDRAKLENLARELKVTDRVTFTGAVPQAQLPAHYGAADALVLSSSREGWANVLLESMACGTPVVASRVYGTPEVVAAPEAGVLMRERSYRGVADAVNALRANYPDRGATRRYAERFSWDDTTEGQLRLFDEVLARRAGELALAQT; this is encoded by the coding sequence GTGCTGGCGGGCGACGGCCCCGACCGCGCCAAGCTGGAAAACCTCGCGCGCGAACTGAAGGTGACGGACCGGGTGACTTTCACGGGCGCGGTGCCGCAAGCGCAGCTGCCGGCCCATTATGGCGCCGCCGACGCGCTGGTGCTGTCCTCGAGCCGCGAGGGCTGGGCGAATGTCCTGCTCGAGTCGATGGCCTGTGGCACCCCGGTCGTGGCCAGTCGCGTGTACGGCACCCCGGAAGTGGTGGCGGCACCGGAAGCGGGCGTCCTGATGCGCGAACGCAGCTACCGGGGCGTGGCCGACGCGGTCAACGCCCTGCGCGCGAACTACCCCGACCGTGGCGCGACGCGCCGCTACGCCGAACGATTCAGCTGGGACGACACGACCGAAGGCCAGCTGCGCCTGTTCGACGAAGTCCTCGCGCGCCGTGCCGGCGAGCTGGCGCTGGCGCAAACCTGA
- a CDS encoding TIGR04063 family PEP-CTERM/XrtA system glycosyltransferase, whose protein sequence is MRVLHVLDHSIPLHSGYTFRTASILREQRALGWETFHVTGSKHQGGNNLLEETADGLHFYRTPKSQGAMAKLPILNQLEVIQGLEKRLVEIIPTIKPDVLHAHSPCLNAIAALRAGRRFGIPVVYEVRAFWEDAAVDHGTSTENGLRYKLTRGLETYALRRADAVTTICEGLRGDIVARGIPASKVTVIPNAVDIDKFAVGGVADMDLKRKLGFEHNRLIGFIGSFYAYEGLDILLRAVPALAARHPDLRVLLVGGGPQDGRLRQMAQELNIADKVVFTGRVPHDPVQKYYDLLDVLVYPRLSMRLTDLVTPLKPLEAMAQGRILAASSVGGHRELIVDGKTGVLFAPDDPAALAEKVGDLLEAQAKWPALRVAGREYVETERNWPVSVARYKNIYGRLTGLQAA, encoded by the coding sequence ATGCGTGTCCTTCACGTCCTCGACCATTCGATCCCGCTGCACAGCGGCTATACCTTCCGCACCGCTTCGATCCTGCGCGAACAGCGCGCGCTCGGCTGGGAGACCTTCCACGTCACCGGGTCCAAGCACCAGGGCGGCAACAACCTGCTCGAGGAGACCGCCGACGGCCTGCACTTCTACCGCACCCCGAAGTCGCAGGGCGCAATGGCGAAGCTGCCGATCCTGAACCAGCTGGAAGTCATCCAGGGCCTGGAAAAGCGCCTTGTTGAGATCATCCCGACGATCAAACCCGACGTGCTGCACGCCCACTCGCCCTGCCTGAACGCGATCGCCGCCCTGCGCGCCGGCCGCAGGTTCGGCATTCCCGTGGTCTATGAAGTGCGCGCCTTCTGGGAAGACGCCGCCGTCGACCATGGCACCAGCACCGAGAACGGCCTGCGCTACAAACTCACGCGCGGCCTGGAAACCTATGCCTTGAGGCGCGCCGACGCGGTCACCACGATCTGCGAAGGCCTGCGCGGCGACATCGTTGCGCGCGGCATCCCGGCCTCGAAAGTCACGGTGATCCCGAACGCGGTCGACATCGACAAGTTCGCCGTCGGCGGCGTTGCCGACATGGACCTGAAACGTAAACTCGGCTTCGAGCACAACCGCCTGATCGGCTTCATCGGCTCGTTCTACGCCTACGAGGGCCTGGACATCCTGCTGCGCGCGGTGCCGGCGCTGGCCGCGCGCCACCCGGACCTGCGCGTGCTGCTGGTCGGTGGCGGCCCGCAGGATGGCCGCCTGCGCCAGATGGCGCAGGAATTGAACATCGCCGACAAAGTCGTGTTCACCGGCCGCGTGCCGCACGACCCGGTGCAGAAATACTACGACCTGCTCGACGTGCTGGTGTACCCGCGCCTGTCGATGCGCCTGACCGACCTGGTCACCCCCTTGAAACCGCTGGAAGCGATGGCGCAGGGCCGCATCCTGGCCGCGTCCAGCGTGGGCGGGCACCGCGAGCTGATCGTCGACGGCAAGACCGGCGTGCTGTTCGCCCCGGACGATCCGGCAGCGCTGGCTGAGAAGGTCGGCGACCTGCTGGAAGCACAAGCCAAGTGGCCGGCGCTGCGCGTGGCGGGCCGTGAATACGTCGAGACCGAGCGCAACTGGCCGGTCAGCGTGGCACGCTACAAGAACATCTATGGCCGCTTGACGGGACTGCAGGCCGCATGA
- a CDS encoding polysaccharide deacetylase family protein, which yields MNDHLIRSTGNAIARLTRGNGRVAIVNYHRVLAAPSPLPGVRAQHRRLHRQMELLARCFNVLPLRDALAAIDAGTVPPRAVCITFDDGYRSVHDLALPVLRRLKLPATVFVSSGYVNGHTMWNDSIVEAVETLPEQELDLAEFGLGVYSLRSMPERAATLGRLTEASKYLPPQERSRLVGRLQTPVGERAAEGLMLTPEMVVNLDRHGIEIGAHTVTHPILTSLDEAAAQQEISDSKRELEAIVGKEVALFAYPNGKVGKDFDARHVAMVRAAGFQAAFTTAVGAITRRHDRYQLPRSRPWDDTPFRFALRLLQWLARG from the coding sequence ATGAACGACCACCTGATCCGATCCACCGGCAATGCCATCGCCCGCCTCACGCGCGGCAATGGCCGCGTCGCGATCGTCAATTACCACCGGGTGCTGGCCGCGCCCAGCCCCCTACCTGGCGTCCGAGCCCAGCATCGACGTCTTCACCGGCAGATGGAATTGCTGGCGCGCTGCTTCAATGTCCTGCCGCTGCGCGATGCGCTGGCGGCGATCGACGCCGGCACCGTACCGCCGCGCGCGGTCTGCATCACCTTCGACGACGGCTACCGTTCGGTGCACGACCTGGCGCTGCCGGTGCTGCGCCGCCTGAAGCTGCCGGCCACGGTGTTCGTCAGCAGCGGCTACGTCAACGGCCACACGATGTGGAACGACAGCATCGTCGAAGCCGTCGAGACCCTGCCGGAGCAGGAGCTCGACCTGGCCGAATTCGGCCTTGGCGTGTACTCGCTGCGCAGCATGCCCGAGCGCGCGGCCACGCTGGGCCGCCTGACCGAGGCCTCGAAATACCTGCCGCCGCAGGAACGCAGCCGCCTCGTCGGGCGTTTGCAGACCCCGGTGGGCGAGCGCGCTGCCGAGGGACTGATGCTGACCCCGGAAATGGTCGTCAATCTCGACCGCCACGGCATCGAGATCGGCGCCCACACGGTGACCCATCCGATCCTGACCAGCCTCGACGAAGCGGCCGCGCAGCAGGAAATCAGCGACAGCAAGCGCGAGCTCGAAGCGATCGTCGGCAAGGAGGTAGCGCTGTTCGCCTACCCGAACGGCAAGGTCGGCAAGGACTTCGACGCGCGCCATGTGGCGATGGTGCGCGCGGCCGGTTTCCAGGCCGCTTTCACCACGGCAGTCGGCGCCATCACGCGCCGCCACGACCGCTACCAGCTGCCGCGCAGCCGGCCTTGGGACGACACCCCGTTCCGCTTCGCACTGCGCCTCCTGCAATGGCTGGCGCGCGGCTAG
- a CDS encoding putative O-glycosylation ligase, exosortase A system-associated produces the protein MRDLFLLAILPIMLYAMVQRPFIAVGMWVWTALFFPNGWVYGMASHIRYNLLFTAVAILGYLAWKHKPRVQLGMIGSFVLLFFLWTVGSTFTSLSPQEVSIEYLIRFFKVVMLFVFVALTIKDKLHVDFVLWCIVLSVGFYADLEALKFLASGGHHNIAGMPGHVLGDRNELSLAFVMTLPVCYYLLGEYGKQSRLLRLGLLGTMALLVIGVIGTMSRGGFVAMAALGAYMYIKSDRKVLLTVLIVVLVIAVMPFITADYTNRIDTIQAADEDASFMGRVVAWKLSFIMATKHPFFGGGFKSLEYFPVWSSLSREFFSFPWFYTGSALPNTTVGRAAHSVYFQVLGEQGFVGLGLYLGGLASAFFTAGNVARQAKRAGAPHWLRTLATMLQLSVFSFALGGAALSFAYVDLIFCMFGLVLVVQKRLLPATLREMAAGRTGAAAPAMPPAPGASLPARPLPGAPLLAKTTFSAPFATGERPRRG, from the coding sequence ATGCGTGACCTGTTCCTGCTGGCGATCCTGCCGATCATGCTGTACGCGATGGTGCAGCGCCCCTTCATCGCCGTCGGCATGTGGGTCTGGACCGCGCTGTTCTTCCCCAACGGCTGGGTCTACGGCATGGCCTCGCACATCCGCTACAACCTGCTGTTTACCGCGGTGGCGATCCTCGGCTACCTCGCCTGGAAACACAAGCCGAGGGTCCAGCTGGGCATGATCGGCAGCTTCGTGCTGCTGTTTTTCCTGTGGACGGTGGGCAGTACCTTCACCTCGCTGTCGCCTCAGGAAGTCTCCATCGAATACCTGATCCGCTTCTTCAAGGTGGTGATGCTGTTCGTGTTCGTCGCGCTCACCATCAAGGACAAGCTGCACGTCGACTTCGTGCTGTGGTGTATCGTCCTCTCGGTGGGCTTCTATGCCGACCTCGAGGCCCTGAAATTCCTGGCCAGCGGCGGCCACCACAACATCGCCGGCATGCCCGGCCACGTGCTGGGCGACCGCAACGAGCTCTCGCTGGCCTTCGTGATGACGCTGCCGGTGTGCTACTACCTGCTGGGCGAATACGGCAAGCAGTCCCGCCTGCTGCGCCTCGGCCTGCTCGGCACGATGGCCTTGCTGGTGATCGGCGTGATCGGCACCATGTCGCGCGGCGGCTTCGTGGCGATGGCCGCACTGGGCGCCTACATGTACATCAAGAGCGACCGCAAGGTGCTGCTCACGGTGCTGATCGTCGTCCTCGTGATCGCCGTCATGCCTTTCATCACGGCCGACTACACGAACCGCATCGACACGATTCAAGCGGCCGACGAGGATGCCTCCTTCATGGGCCGCGTCGTGGCCTGGAAGCTGTCGTTCATCATGGCGACCAAGCACCCGTTCTTCGGCGGCGGTTTCAAGTCGCTGGAATACTTCCCGGTCTGGAGCAGCCTGTCGCGCGAGTTCTTCTCCTTCCCCTGGTTCTATACCGGCAGCGCGCTGCCCAACACCACGGTCGGCCGCGCCGCGCACAGTGTGTATTTCCAGGTGCTGGGCGAACAGGGCTTCGTCGGCCTGGGCCTGTATCTGGGCGGCCTGGCGAGCGCCTTCTTCACGGCCGGCAACGTCGCGCGCCAGGCCAAGCGCGCCGGCGCGCCCCACTGGCTGCGTACCCTGGCGACCATGCTGCAATTGAGCGTCTTCTCCTTTGCCCTCGGCGGCGCCGCGCTCAGCTTCGCCTACGTCGACCTGATCTTCTGCATGTTCGGGCTGGTGCTGGTGGTGCAGAAGCGCCTGTTGCCGGCGACGCTGCGCGAGATGGCTGCCGGCCGGACCGGCGCCGCCGCGCCGGCGATGCCGCCCGCACCTGGCGCCAGCCTGCCCGCCCGGCCGCTGCCGGGTGCGCCTCTGCTTGCGAAGACCACGTTTTCCGCACCTTTTGCCACCGGCGAGCGGCCGCGCCGGGGCTGA